From Alteromonas sp. BL110:
TAATAGGTTTTGCTTATTTTGATGGCGAATTGCTAGGAAAAAAGTAACGCCTTTTCGGGATGAAAAAATGACAGAAACTTGCTTTCGCATGAAGGGCACTACGCTCACCAGTATTGTGTTAGAAGTAATAGATTTTGAGCCAGATAACTTCGAGGCTCAGTTATCTAAGAAAGTTGCGAGCGCGCCGCAGTTCTTTACCCGTTCCTCACTGATTTTGCATTTGATAAAGCCTTTGTCTGCTACCGAGTTTGAACTGCTAGTGGCACTTTGCCGTCGGTTGCAATTGCAGCCTATGGCGGTGAAAGGTGAAGTGGCAGAACTTAAACCGACCATTAATGATTTGGGATTAGCTGATGTAAGCCAAAGTAAATTTACAGATAGCGCTCTTCGTTCACAAAAAGAAAGCGCTAATAACGGCACGGAAAGCGGCAGCAACAAAGCCCATAGCAACGAGCGCGCGTCTCAGGCACAGCAGCATGCGGCTGCAGAGCCTCCTAAAAGTGAGCCAGCTCCCATAGCAGCCCCGGCACTTAAGCCAGCTAAAGTCATCAATCGACCTGTACGTTCTGGCCAGCAAGTTTATGCTGAAGGTAGTGATTTGGTGGTAACCGCGTCGGTAAGTGAAGGTGCTGAGCTATTGGCCGATGGTAACATTCATGTTTACGGTACGTTGCGCGGACGCGCGTTAGCTGGCGTTAAAGGCAACACGGGGGCTCGTGTATTTTGTCAGTCATTAGACGCAGAACTCATTTCAATTGCTGGGCAATTCATTATGCACGACACCGTAAAGGGTGAGTGCTGGAAGAAGCCTGCACAAGTGTATTTAGAAGAAGAAACATTACGTATAGAGCCGTTAGCTTAATGCTTTGTACGCACTAATAGGAAAGAATAGATGGCAAAGATTATCGTAGTAACCTCAGGAAAAGGTGGTGTAGGCAAAACTACATCGAGTGCAGCAATAAGTACGGGGCTTGCGTTAGCAGGTCATAAAACGGTAGTAATAGATTTCGATGTTGGCTTGCGAAACCTTGATCTTATAATGGGCTGTGAGCGCCGCGTTGTTTACGATTTTGTTAACGTGATCAACAAGGAAGCGTCACTTAAACAAGCGCTAATTAAAGATAAGAGAACGGAAAATCTTTTCATTCTTCCCGCTTCTCAAACCCGCGACAAGGATGCACTCACTGTAGAGGGTGTGCAAGCGGTATTAGACGAGCTTAAGAAAGACTTTGAGTACATCATTTGTGATTCACCAGCAGGTATCGAACAAGGTGCTCAAATGGCGCTGTATTTTGCTGACGAAGCCATTGTAGTAACCAACCCAGAAGTATCGTCGGTACGTGATTCAGATCGTATTTTAGGTATTTTACAAAGTAAATCGATGCGCGCAGAAAAAGGCGAACCGGTTAAAGAGCATCTGCTTCTTACTCGCTACAACCCAATGCGTGTAGAAAGTGCGGAAATGTTGAGTGTTGCCGATGTGGAAGAAATTTTGGCAATCCCACTTTTGGGGGTAATTCCAGAATCAGAATCAGTGCTTAAAGCGTCAAACCAAGGGCAGCCGGTTATTCTTGACGAAGAAGCTAATGCGGGACAAGCTTATGGTGACGCCGTTAAACGTCTGCTAGGCGAAACTGTTCCACATCGTTTCCTTGAAGCAGAAAAGAAAGGGTTCTTTAAGCGTCTTCTAGGAGGGAAGTAATGGGAATTTTCGACCTGCTCAAAAAGAAGCAAAAGCCGAGCACTGCCGCTGTAGCTAAGGAGCGGTTACAAATTATCGTTGCACATGAACGTAAAAAGCGTACCGAACCTGATTACTTGCCCATGATGCAGCAAGAAATTATCCAAGTGATTAGAAAATATGTTTCTATCGCGGATGATCAGGTGTCAGTTCAGCTCGATAATAATGACGAATGCAGCGTACTGGAGCTAAACGTAACGCTTCCGGAAAACTAGTTGGTGATGCTGATAAAGAATAATGACACATTACTCTTTATCAGTGCTTCTTAGTTTTTTCTCATTAACGTCTAGTTGTTTTGAAGCCATAGCAATGAGCTTCTCATCTAAAGGGGGAGGGGTAATATCTACCCCTTCACTTAATGCTTGGACGAGAGTGGCGAGTACGTCAACTCTCGCCTGCCATTTATACTCTCCATTTATAATATGCCATGGAGCGTAATCCGTATTTGTCTTCTCGAACATATCGTTGATAGCTTCAACGTAATGTTCGCGCATGCGACGATTGTGTAAATCTTCTTCGGTAAGCTTCCAACGCTTAAACGGGTTGTGTAAACGCTCTTCAAACCGTTCGCGCTGTTCATCGGCGGAGATATGCATAAACAGCTTTATGATACGAACGCCATTATCGCTCAGCGTTTTTTCAAATTCGTTTATCTCGCTATAACTGCGCTGCCAATGAGCGGTTGGAATAAGTTCATCAACACGTTCTACCAATACTCGCCCATAGTGGGAACGATCAAAAATGGTAAGTTTACCTGGCGAAGGTATCTGCTTCCAAAAGCGATAAAGGAAATGTTTTTCACGCTCTTCTTTTGTTGGTGCAGCTACCGGAAATACATTCACGGAACGGGGATCTAATTTTTCTGTGATACGTCGTATGGCTCCACCTTTGCCCGATGCATCCCAACCTTCAAAAATGATAAGCGCTCTTTTCTGCTGGTGATAGTAAGATTGCTGGACATGAAAAAGTGATTCTTGACACGCGCTTAACTGAGCTTTGTATTCTTCCTTGTCTTTAAATCGAGAACGACCAAAATCGTTAAACAAGGTAACTATAGTTTTCTGTTGGGGAGAACTCATATAAATAACCTATATTTCAAATAGATATTAGAATTTTCATCGCGAAATATTAATTTTTAAGAAATCACATGCAGAATTGAAAAGAGCGTCTACACTTATCTGTCAAATTACGCTAACAGGATATAACTATGCAGTTCAACGTTTATTCGTTGGTTCTTTTGACGGCAATTTTTCTTTCTTCTTTTTATACCCGTAGTGCAACTTGGAGTGAAAACGAGCTTCATATCCAGCACGGGAAGCTCAATCAGCCCTTTGCCGAGGCCTCGGGTACTGAACTCGCTACAACCATTTTTACATTCCAGCACGCCAGCGGTTGGGAGTATGGCGGAAACTTCTTTTTTGCTGACTATTCAAGCACTTCTGCCGGTGATGAACTATACGCAGAGTGGTACCCCACTTTCAGCTCTAAAGCTCTATTTAATGCTAATTACAGCGGCGTTCTGAGCGATATCAGTTTTGTCATGGGCGTAAATATGGCGCCAGAGTCAGACGTTTTAAAATATTTGCCAGGCATTCAGCTTCATCTAGACGTTGAAGGCTTCCAGTTTCTCAATGTACTTGTTACCGCGTACTTGGACGATAGCGAGGGTCTCAGTGCTGGTGGAGCGCCTAAAGAAGACAACAGCTGGATGGTTGATATTGCTTGGCGATACCCGCTACGTCTTTCTTCGCAGCAATTTTATATAGAAGGACATGCGGAGTACATCGATGAAAGAACGTCTGAAATACCTGGTGATGTAGTCGAGTCGTGGGTGTTGGCGCAAATCCAAGCGCGATGGGACGCTGGACAGGCGTTTTTCAATGTGAAAGACAGGTTTTTCCTTGGGGTAGAGTATCAGTATTGGAACAACAAGCTAGGCACGCAAGAAGAAGACAGCGTCGTTCAAGCGCTGGCAGTATGGCGTTTTTAAGCCACACTTAGTGTTGATAGTTATTTAATTAATTTGGAGTAAATAAATATGCAATTAAAGCGTCTGCTTTTCATTGCGTTAATTTCCGCGCTTATAGTACCTGTGGTTATTACCACGGCGGTATTTGCAACGTCTATTTTAAGCTTTCTTACTAATAAGGTAGAGACATCAGACCTACCTACAGCCCTTGAAGAGGTGAAGAATGCTGTTGAATTAGATTTGCAGGGTACAATACTCCCAAGCCGTTCATTGGCTAACAATATGTACATAAAGCGTTGGATGCAAAATGGTGAGCCTTCACAAGGCGTTGACGTACTCACCAGCCACCTTGCGGAAATAAAGCGAGAAAGTAATGCTATTAGTGCTTATGTTGTGTCCGGAAACTCTAATAATTACTATACCCATGATGGTATAGATCGCCAGATCACACCCCAAGGGGACACTTGGTTTCAAACCTTTATTAATAGTAGTCAGCCATTTGAAATAGCTATTGATATCGACAAATCGAACGGTGTAGCTTCGGCGTTTATTAATTATGCGATAAAAATTGAAGG
This genomic window contains:
- the minC gene encoding septum site-determining protein MinC; amino-acid sequence: MTETCFRMKGTTLTSIVLEVIDFEPDNFEAQLSKKVASAPQFFTRSSLILHLIKPLSATEFELLVALCRRLQLQPMAVKGEVAELKPTINDLGLADVSQSKFTDSALRSQKESANNGTESGSNKAHSNERASQAQQHAAAEPPKSEPAPIAAPALKPAKVINRPVRSGQQVYAEGSDLVVTASVSEGAELLADGNIHVYGTLRGRALAGVKGNTGARVFCQSLDAELISIAGQFIMHDTVKGECWKKPAQVYLEEETLRIEPLA
- the minD gene encoding septum site-determining protein MinD, which codes for MAKIIVVTSGKGGVGKTTSSAAISTGLALAGHKTVVIDFDVGLRNLDLIMGCERRVVYDFVNVINKEASLKQALIKDKRTENLFILPASQTRDKDALTVEGVQAVLDELKKDFEYIICDSPAGIEQGAQMALYFADEAIVVTNPEVSSVRDSDRILGILQSKSMRAEKGEPVKEHLLLTRYNPMRVESAEMLSVADVEEILAIPLLGVIPESESVLKASNQGQPVILDEEANAGQAYGDAVKRLLGETVPHRFLEAEKKGFFKRLLGGK
- the minE gene encoding cell division topological specificity factor MinE; this encodes MGIFDLLKKKQKPSTAAVAKERLQIIVAHERKKRTEPDYLPMMQQEIIQVIRKYVSIADDQVSVQLDNNDECSVLELNVTLPEN
- a CDS encoding polyphosphate kinase 2 family protein codes for the protein MSSPQQKTIVTLFNDFGRSRFKDKEEYKAQLSACQESLFHVQQSYYHQQKRALIIFEGWDASGKGGAIRRITEKLDPRSVNVFPVAAPTKEEREKHFLYRFWKQIPSPGKLTIFDRSHYGRVLVERVDELIPTAHWQRSYSEINEFEKTLSDNGVRIIKLFMHISADEQRERFEERLHNPFKRWKLTEEDLHNRRMREHYVEAINDMFEKTNTDYAPWHIINGEYKWQARVDVLATLVQALSEGVDITPPPLDEKLIAMASKQLDVNEKKLRSTDKE